The Choloepus didactylus isolate mChoDid1 chromosome 13, mChoDid1.pri, whole genome shotgun sequence genome contains a region encoding:
- the SPRY4 gene encoding protein sprouty homolog 4 — protein MEPPIPQSVPLTPSSVMVQPLLDSRMPHSRLQHPLTILPIDQMKTSHVENDYIDNPGLAPPAGPKRSRGGASEPAATTPARCDQDATHHWISFSGRPSSVSSSSSTSSDQRLLDHMAPPPVADQASPRAVRIQPKVIHCKPLDLKGPAGPPELDKHFLLCEACGKCKCKECASPRTLPSCWVCNQECLCSAQTLVNYGTCMCLVQGVFYHCTNEDDEGSCADHPCSCSRSNCCARWSFMGALSLVLPCLLCYLPATGCVKLAQRGYDRLRRPGCRCKHTNSVICKAAAGDAKASGPEKPF, from the coding sequence ATGGAGCCCCCGATCCCACAGAGCGTCCCCTTGACACCCAGCTCGGTCATGGTCCAGCCCCTCCTTGACAGCCGTATGCCCCACAGCCGGCTCCAGCACCCACTCACCATCCTGCCCATCGACCAGATGAAGACCAGCCACGTGGAGAATGACTACATAGACAACCCTGGCCTGGCTCCCCCTGCCGGCCCCAAGCGGAGCCGGGGCGGGGCCTCCGAGCCAGCCGCGACGACGCCCGCCCGCTGCGACCAGGACGCCACCCACCACTGGATCTCCTTCAGCGGGCGCCCTAGCTCcgtgagcagcagcagcagcacctccTCCGACCAGCGGCTCTTAGACCACATGGCGCCACCGCCTGTGGCCGACCAGGCTTCCCCGCGAGCTGTGCGCATCCAGCCCAAGGTCATCCACTGCAAGCCGCTGGACCTCAAGGGCCCAGCGGGTCCGCCAGAGCTGGACAAGCACTTCTTGCTGTGCGAGGCCTGCGGGAAGTGTAAGTGCAAGGAGTGTGCGTCCCCCAGGACGTTGCCCTCCTGCTGGGTCTGCAACCAGGAGTGCCTGTGCTCGGCCCAGACCCTGGTCAACTATGGCACGTGCATGTGCCTGGTGCAGGGCGTCTTCTACCACTGCACCAACGAGGACGATGAGGGCTCCTGTGCCGACCACCCCTGCTCCTGCTCCCGCTCAAACTGCTGCGCCCGGTGGTCCTTCATGGGAGCCCTCTCCCTGGTGCTGCCCTGCCTGCTCTGCTACCTGCCTGCCACGGGCTGCGTGAAGCTGGCCCAGCGCGGCTACGACCGCCTGCGCCGCCCCGGCTGCCGCTGCAAGCACACAAACAGTGTCATCTGCAAGGCGGCCGCTGGGGATGCCAAGGCCAGCGGGCCCGAAAAGCCTTTTTGA